In Planococcus shixiaomingii, the DNA window TTCTCAAGATCTAGTTCGACGAGAAATGCTGATGGTTCGTGACCGAGAAGGGAATATTTCGCAGGATTTAATTCGACAAATCACAGAATACGGCAAAGGAAAATGTGAGTATGTGATTTTGGAAGGGATATTTGTAAAACATCGTTACGCAGAGGTGTTGGACAACCTAATCAGCTTTTATGATGGAAACGCCTATACCTATTATTTTGATTTATCATTTGAGAAAACCGTTGAACGTCATAAGTCACGCCCTCAAGCAGAGGAGTTTGGGGAAGATAAGTTGCGGTCCTGGTGGAGCCCTGGTGATTATTTGGGTGTAGAAGGCGAAAAGGCATTAACTGAAGATATGACGCAGCAAGATATAATGAACTTAATATGCAGCCAGCTTTTGCAAAATAGCGAAAAAACCTGAGTTTGCTGGAAAAATGTTTGATTTAAAAAATGATTTCTTAAAACTGAAACCCCTTAATTCGAATTACATATTACCGCATATTGAAGTCTGCGAGAAATAAATAGAAATGAAAATCAAAAAGGAAGAGAAATGCTGCGCAATAAGCAATTTTCTTCCTTTTTGTTTGTTTAAGCCTTCCTAGTTTACAGCCGTAAATTACAGAATTTTATAGAATTTAACTGATGACGTTGGTATTATATTTAGCAACAGAAGACGAACAAATTCAAAATAAGATGGAGGAGTTTGTATGCCGGCAAATGACGCTTATCAAGCTGCGGCAGATGGAAATATAAAACGACTGATAGAACTTCTTTCTGCCGGTTTTGATATCAATGAAGGCGATAGGGAGAACTACACAGCTCTGCATTGGGCAGTGCAGGGAGGCCGAAAAGAAGTAGTCACGTTTTTAGTGGGAAGGGGCGCTGACGTGAATGCTAAAGATTATCAAGAGTTCACTCCTTTGGAAGTTGCGATCAACCACGGACATTCGGAAATAGCGGATTTCCTCATCGAGCAGGGCAGCGATTTGTCCTTAGACAGAAAAGGCTTTACGCCCCTGCATGCGGCTGCGGCAAAAGGGGATGTTAAAATACTAGACTTGCTCATTGAAAAGAACGTACCGATCAATAAACAGGACGAAGAAGGGCGAGGCTACACTCCGTTGCATTGGGCGGTGCAGGAAGACCATGCCGAGTGTGTAAAACGATTGATTGAAAACGGGGCGGATGTAAATAAGAAAACGTCCAGCAATTTTACGCCTCTTTATATCGCTGCCGGCGAGGGAAGCGCCGTGCTTGCTGAGTATCTTATACTGCAAGGGGCCAAAGTGAATGAACCGCGTGAAGGGACTTCGCCATTAATGATCGCCAGTGCCTTCAATCACCCGAAAGTTGTGGAAGTTCTTCTGCAGTATGGAGCAGACATGGAAATTAAAGATCGAGAAGGTAAAACGGCCTTGTTCTATGCAACTGAAATTTTTAGTGAAGATGTTATGGAACTTCTTTTGAAGCAAGGAGCCAAAAAGGACATCGTTAGCAAATCAGGCAAAAAACTAAGTGATCTTTTAAGGGAGAATCGATACGGTACTTCCTGAATTTGAACGAGAGTAATTAAGGCTTCAACGGGATAAATTTTTTAACTGAAAATCTTTGTATTAGGTTGAAAAAGCAAACCGGGATTTTCTAATAAAGGCTATTTATGATGAAGAAACATTGCTTTAACGTTTTATTTCTAATCCATCAAACTGGAGGTTTTCGTATGAACTATGTAACGTTGAACAATGGCGTTAAAATGCCCATCCTTGGCTTTGGGGTTTATCAGATTTCCGATACAGCCGAATGCGAACGCGTTGTCAGTGAGGCGATTCAAGTAGGGTATCGTTCCATCGATACCGCACAAGCTTATCGGAACGAAGAAGCCGTCGGCAATGCGGTTCGTAAAAGCGGTCTCCCTCGCGAAGAATTTTTTCTTACTTCAAAAGTCTGGATTTCCAATGCCGGTTATGAAAAAGCGAAAGCATCCATCGACAAATCGTTGCGTCGACTGCAAACCGACTATATTGATTTGATGCTGATTCACCAGCCTTTTAATGATTATTACGGTACGTACCGGGCGATGGAAGAGTACTACAAAGCAGGGAAACTCAAAGCCATTGGCGTCAGCAATTTCTATCCCGATCGTTTTATCGATATCGCTCAGTTTAGTGAAATCCCTCCAATGGTTAACCAAGTGGAGACTCATGTATTCAACCAGCAAAAACAAGCTCAAAAGATAATGGAGAAATACAACACGCAAATTGAATCGTGGGGGCCGTTTGCTGAAGGGAGGAATGATTTCTTTACGAATGAAACCTTGACAGCTATCGGAAATCAATACGGCAAATCCGTTGCCCAAGTTGCGCTTCGCTATTTGATTCAACGCAATGTTGTGGTCATTCCTAAAACGGTAACGAAAGAACGGATGATACAAAACTTTGATGTTTTTGATTTTGAATTAACGAGTGAAGACATGGAGAAAATCGCGCAACTGGACTTGGCACAAAGTTTATTCTTCTCGCATACCGATCCGGAAATCGTTGAATATATGACAGGGCTTAGCAGGAAAGCATAAGTTTATTTGCCAAAGGAACACCTGTAGGAAAGTCATCATTCAGCAAACAAAATAAGACGTGACAGATAAAAATAGATATCGAAAAGGAAGCTTATACAGCTTCCTTTTTATTTTTAGTTCTATTTGAAAACCATTCGTGTGCAGTTTTAGAGAAAAATAGGTCATAAGAAATAGTTATAGAAACACATAATAACCTTCTAATTTTCTTATACCTTACTTAGACTTACAATTAACTTGAAAAAAAGTTTTCCCAGATTTTAAAACTATCATAGTCGTGCAGTCATGCGATTCAGAAAGACAGGTGGATGGAATGGATTATATTATACTGTTTTTTGTCGGAGTGATCGCAACAACAATTGGAACATTGGCAGGAGGCGGCGGATTGATTAGCCTGCCGGCCATGCTGTTTCTTGGCATGCCGATCCATTCAGCAATAGGCGCAAACAAAGTGTCCAATATGGTCAGTTCTTTCTCCAGTTTCTTTACATTGTATAGACGGAATCAGATTTCGCTGAAAGAATCTTCCTGGCTGATTCCATTCAGTTTAGGGGGCGGCATTACCGGTGGACTGATCGCCTCTCACTTATCTCCTGAAAATCTGTATGTCATCGCAGTCATTTTACTGATTTTCGCATTTGTAACTTCTTTCATCGGCAAAACTAAGCCGAAAGGAGCTAAACCGTTG includes these proteins:
- a CDS encoding kinase, which encodes METKLIILRGNSGSGKTTIAKSLQNYFGAGTLWVSQDLVRREMLMVRDREGNISQDLIRQITEYGKGKCEYVILEGIFVKHRYAEVLDNLISFYDGNAYTYYFDLSFEKTVERHKSRPQAEEFGEDKLRSWWSPGDYLGVEGEKALTEDMTQQDIMNLICSQLLQNSEKT
- a CDS encoding ankyrin repeat domain-containing protein, yielding MPANDAYQAAADGNIKRLIELLSAGFDINEGDRENYTALHWAVQGGRKEVVTFLVGRGADVNAKDYQEFTPLEVAINHGHSEIADFLIEQGSDLSLDRKGFTPLHAAAAKGDVKILDLLIEKNVPINKQDEEGRGYTPLHWAVQEDHAECVKRLIENGADVNKKTSSNFTPLYIAAGEGSAVLAEYLILQGAKVNEPREGTSPLMIASAFNHPKVVEVLLQYGADMEIKDREGKTALFYATEIFSEDVMELLLKQGAKKDIVSKSGKKLSDLLRENRYGTS
- a CDS encoding aldo/keto reductase, encoding MNYVTLNNGVKMPILGFGVYQISDTAECERVVSEAIQVGYRSIDTAQAYRNEEAVGNAVRKSGLPREEFFLTSKVWISNAGYEKAKASIDKSLRRLQTDYIDLMLIHQPFNDYYGTYRAMEEYYKAGKLKAIGVSNFYPDRFIDIAQFSEIPPMVNQVETHVFNQQKQAQKIMEKYNTQIESWGPFAEGRNDFFTNETLTAIGNQYGKSVAQVALRYLIQRNVVVIPKTVTKERMIQNFDVFDFELTSEDMEKIAQLDLAQSLFFSHTDPEIVEYMTGLSRKA
- a CDS encoding sulfite exporter TauE/SafE family protein, translated to MDYIILFFVGVIATTIGTLAGGGGLISLPAMLFLGMPIHSAIGANKVSNMVSSFSSFFTLYRRNQISLKESSWLIPFSLGGGITGGLIASHLSPENLYVIAVILLIFAFVTSFIGKTKPKGAKPLKLSPVSGTGLFGIGIYDGLFGPGQGTLMLYLFSYLNIAYVRSVGLVRLATFSSCFGAAISYILSGAVIWPLTLALMAGSVTGAQLGVRIAEKLNPDYVKPILRVVTALIIVQLIAENVL